The proteins below come from a single Crossiella sp. CA-258035 genomic window:
- a CDS encoding GH92 family glycosyl hydrolase: MLWWRVVGVGLVGVLVAGGVAEAREQWVSEPAGFVDPLIGSAREGNTFPGAQRPFGMIAWSPTSTRGDQTGTGAANGYSYDVTRVRGFSLTHVNGAGCNPGAAGDVPIMPHVGEVLSSPSADVTDAVYASDFSHEDELARPGRYSVGLASGARVDLAVTERAGIAEFGFPAGKAANLLFRTSNSLNGSEDADIRIDPTGRRVTGSVLTGAFCGRRANGGVHNRKSYYRLHFTAEFDQPVTGTGVWRDGTLTPGGTSVSGGEGYATGAERAGRGSGGYVSFAPGSAVRMRIGMSYVDIVGAEGNLRQEIRRSDTVARVARDGFRAWDRELRRVRVAGGSADQRTVFYTALYHALQQPNLVSDVDGRYLGMDRRVHRVGAGQGAQYGNFSGWDQYRAQIQLLALLKPGLARDFAQSLLNYARQNDGVWDRWVHVNGATHVMTGDPSAATLATFHAMGVRDFDVAGAFASLYRQATVPRPEGLLDAGCPGQCVGQRPNLGQYLQSRYSAHDVCHCWGGAAETLEASVADDALGRWAAELGLGKETAELRQRGTYWRNVFNPATGYIQARKLDGSWLTPFDPASQQGFAQGSAATYVWMVPQDVSGLAEAMGGKENAVRRLDEFFLGGGGPLRYDPANEPGIHAPWLYNELGQPWKTQETVRRLMDTVYRTGPAGLPGNDDLGTMSAWYVFGALGLFPRTPGSAELLLATPLFPRALISPDGRTPSLIDTSGAGPYTLAVTVNGRAHRDWKVGGLPRSLHVRRGEAVPG, from the coding sequence GTGTTGTGGTGGCGGGTGGTTGGGGTTGGGCTGGTTGGGGTTCTGGTGGCCGGGGGTGTGGCCGAGGCCCGGGAGCAGTGGGTGAGTGAGCCCGCGGGGTTCGTTGATCCACTGATCGGGTCGGCGCGGGAGGGGAACACCTTCCCCGGCGCGCAGCGGCCGTTCGGGATGATCGCGTGGAGTCCGACCAGCACGCGTGGCGACCAGACCGGGACCGGGGCGGCGAACGGGTACTCCTACGACGTCACCCGGGTGCGGGGGTTCTCGCTGACCCACGTCAACGGGGCCGGGTGCAACCCTGGCGCGGCGGGGGATGTGCCGATCATGCCGCACGTGGGGGAGGTGCTCAGCTCGCCGAGTGCGGATGTCACGGATGCCGTGTACGCCAGTGACTTCTCGCATGAGGACGAGCTCGCGCGGCCGGGCCGGTACTCGGTGGGGCTGGCTTCCGGGGCTCGGGTTGATCTCGCGGTGACCGAGCGGGCCGGGATCGCCGAGTTCGGCTTTCCGGCCGGGAAGGCCGCGAACCTGTTGTTCCGCACCTCCAACTCGCTCAACGGCAGCGAGGACGCCGACATCCGGATCGATCCGACCGGGCGGCGGGTCACCGGGTCGGTGCTGACCGGGGCGTTCTGCGGGCGGCGGGCCAACGGCGGGGTGCACAACCGCAAGAGCTACTACCGGCTGCACTTCACCGCCGAGTTCGACCAGCCGGTGACCGGCACCGGGGTGTGGCGGGACGGGACGCTCACGCCCGGCGGGACCAGCGTCAGCGGTGGGGAGGGTTATGCCACCGGTGCGGAGCGGGCCGGGCGCGGCTCCGGTGGGTACGTCAGCTTCGCGCCAGGGAGTGCGGTGCGGATGCGGATCGGTATGTCCTATGTGGACATTGTTGGCGCGGAGGGGAACCTGCGGCAGGAGATCCGGCGTTCGGACACCGTGGCGCGGGTGGCGCGGGACGGGTTCCGGGCCTGGGACCGGGAGCTTCGGCGAGTTCGGGTCGCGGGTGGCAGTGCCGACCAGCGGACCGTGTTCTACACCGCGCTGTACCACGCCTTGCAGCAGCCCAACCTCGTGTCCGATGTGGACGGTCGCTATCTCGGCATGGACCGGCGGGTGCACCGGGTCGGGGCGGGGCAGGGCGCGCAGTACGGGAACTTCTCCGGGTGGGACCAGTACCGGGCGCAGATCCAGCTGCTGGCGTTGCTGAAACCGGGGCTGGCCAGGGACTTCGCGCAGTCGCTGCTCAACTACGCGCGGCAGAACGACGGGGTCTGGGACCGCTGGGTGCACGTCAACGGCGCCACCCACGTGATGACCGGCGACCCGTCCGCGGCCACCCTGGCCACCTTCCACGCCATGGGGGTGCGCGACTTCGACGTCGCGGGCGCGTTTGCCTCGCTGTACCGGCAGGCCACCGTGCCCCGGCCGGAAGGGCTGCTGGACGCGGGTTGTCCTGGGCAGTGCGTCGGGCAGCGGCCGAACCTGGGTCAGTACCTCCAGTCCCGGTACAGCGCGCACGACGTCTGCCACTGCTGGGGTGGCGCGGCGGAGACCCTGGAGGCATCGGTCGCTGATGACGCGCTGGGCCGGTGGGCGGCGGAACTGGGGCTGGGCAAGGAAACCGCTGAGTTGCGGCAGCGGGGGACCTACTGGCGCAACGTGTTCAACCCCGCCACCGGGTACATCCAGGCGCGCAAGCTGGACGGTTCCTGGCTCACCCCGTTCGACCCGGCGAGTCAGCAGGGGTTCGCGCAGGGCAGTGCCGCGACCTATGTGTGGATGGTGCCGCAGGACGTCAGCGGGCTGGCCGAAGCCATGGGCGGCAAGGAGAACGCGGTCCGGCGGCTGGACGAGTTCTTCCTCGGCGGGGGTGGGCCGCTGCGCTACGACCCGGCCAACGAACCCGGCATCCACGCGCCCTGGCTGTACAACGAGCTCGGTCAGCCCTGGAAGACCCAGGAGACCGTGCGTCGGCTGATGGACACCGTCTACCGCACCGGCCCGGCCGGGCTGCCCGGCAACGACGACCTCGGCACCATGTCCGCCTGGTACGTCTTCGGCGCGCTCGGCCTGTTCCCGCGCACCCCGGGCAGCGCGGAACTCCTGCTGGCCACCCCGTTGTTCCCGCGCGCGCTCATCTCACCCGATGGGCGGACGCCGAGCTTGATCGACACCAGCGGCGCTGGGCCGTACACCCTGGCGGTGACCGTGAACGGCCGGGCGCACCGGGACTGGAAGGTCGGCGGATTGCCCAGGAGCCTGCACGTGCGGCGCGGCGAGGCGGTACCCGGATAG
- a CDS encoding aldo/keto reductase: MTENFLGGRFDLGGDLPIGRLGYGAMQITGPGVWDWPADRAGALAVLRRAVELGVTFIDTADSYGPLVSELLIAEALHPYRDDLVIATKAGFTRQGPGQWTECGRPEYLTQQVELSLRHLRLDHIDLIQLHRIDPAVPLADQLGAFVELREAGKVKHIGLSEVSVAELEQARQITPIVSVQNRYNLIDRGSEELLDHAAKENIAFIPWFPIATGDLTKPDSPVAAVAAELGATPAQVALAWLLKRSPVMLPIPGTKTVSHLEDNLGAATVELSDKQFAALDAIRD; the protein is encoded by the coding sequence GTGACAGAGAACTTCCTCGGCGGCCGGTTCGACCTGGGCGGCGACCTGCCGATCGGCAGGCTCGGCTACGGCGCCATGCAGATCACCGGCCCCGGCGTGTGGGACTGGCCGGCGGACCGGGCAGGCGCGCTGGCCGTGCTGCGCCGGGCGGTCGAACTGGGCGTCACCTTCATCGACACCGCCGACTCCTACGGCCCGCTGGTCAGCGAACTGCTGATCGCGGAGGCCCTGCACCCGTACCGCGACGACCTGGTGATTGCCACGAAGGCCGGGTTCACCCGCCAGGGGCCTGGTCAGTGGACTGAGTGCGGCCGTCCCGAGTACCTGACCCAGCAGGTCGAGCTGAGCCTGCGGCACCTGCGGCTGGACCACATCGACCTGATCCAGCTGCACCGCATCGACCCGGCCGTGCCGCTGGCCGACCAGCTGGGCGCGTTCGTGGAGCTGCGGGAGGCGGGCAAGGTCAAGCACATCGGGCTGTCCGAGGTGAGCGTGGCCGAGCTGGAGCAGGCGCGGCAGATCACGCCGATCGTCAGCGTGCAGAACCGGTACAACCTCATCGACCGGGGCAGCGAGGAACTGCTCGACCACGCGGCGAAGGAGAACATCGCCTTCATCCCGTGGTTCCCGATCGCCACCGGCGACCTGACCAAGCCGGACAGCCCGGTCGCCGCGGTGGCCGCGGAGCTCGGCGCGACCCCGGCGCAGGTCGCGCTGGCCTGGCTGCTCAAGCGGTCGCCGGTGATGCTGCCGATCCCCGGCACCAAGACGGTCTCGCACCTGGAGGACAACCTGGGCGCGGCCACGGTCGAGCTCAGCGACAAGCAGTTCGCGGCGCTGGACGCGATCCGGGACTGA
- a CDS encoding XdhC/CoxI family protein has protein sequence MRELIAPLLAWYREGNPFALATVVRTWHSAPRQPGAAMAVSAAGEALGSVSGGCVEGAVYELAQQVLRTGVPELATYGVSDDDAFAVGLTCGGTLQVFVQPVTPEHFPEFPAIGESIRSSEPVAVATLLDGAANPGAHLLVTPAETGGALGSARLNEAVRDHARGMLALGSTGFLHIGADGEQRGDELSIFVESFAPPPRMLVFGAIDFAGAVARIGKFLGYHVTVCDARPVFATARRFPEADELVVMWPHQYLARTEVDERTVICVLTHDPKFDVPLLELALRTKAAYIGAMGSRRTHQDRLNRLRELGLTEPELARLSSPIGLDLGARTPEETAVSIAAEIVSLNWGGSGRRLAETDNPIHHPRG, from the coding sequence ATGCGCGAACTGATCGCCCCACTGCTCGCCTGGTACCGCGAGGGAAACCCGTTCGCGCTGGCGACGGTGGTGCGGACCTGGCACTCGGCGCCGCGGCAGCCGGGCGCGGCGATGGCGGTGTCCGCGGCGGGCGAGGCGCTGGGCAGCGTGTCCGGCGGCTGCGTGGAGGGCGCGGTGTACGAGCTGGCCCAGCAGGTGCTGCGGACCGGCGTGCCGGAGCTGGCCACCTACGGGGTGAGCGATGACGACGCGTTCGCGGTCGGCCTGACCTGCGGCGGCACCCTCCAGGTCTTCGTGCAGCCGGTAACGCCCGAGCACTTCCCGGAGTTCCCGGCCATCGGCGAGTCCATCCGGTCGAGCGAACCGGTCGCGGTGGCCACCCTGCTCGACGGCGCGGCCAACCCGGGCGCGCACCTGCTGGTGACCCCGGCGGAGACCGGCGGCGCGCTGGGTTCGGCCCGGCTGAACGAGGCGGTCCGGGACCACGCCAGGGGCATGCTCGCCTTGGGCAGCACCGGTTTCCTGCACATCGGCGCGGACGGCGAGCAGCGCGGCGACGAGCTGTCGATCTTCGTGGAGTCCTTCGCGCCGCCGCCCCGGATGCTGGTCTTCGGCGCCATCGACTTCGCCGGCGCGGTGGCCCGCATCGGCAAGTTCCTCGGCTACCACGTGACCGTCTGCGACGCCCGCCCGGTCTTCGCCACCGCGCGGCGCTTCCCCGAGGCCGACGAGCTGGTGGTGATGTGGCCGCACCAGTACCTGGCCCGGACCGAGGTGGACGAGCGCACGGTGATCTGCGTGCTCACCCACGACCCCAAGTTCGACGTGCCGCTGCTGGAGCTGGCGCTGCGCACCAAGGCCGCCTACATCGGCGCGATGGGCAGCCGCCGCACCCACCAGGACCGGCTGAACCGGTTGCGGGAGCTGGGTTTGACCGAACCGGAGCTGGCCAGGCTGTCCTCCCCGATCGGGCTGGACCTGGGCGCGCGCACGCCGGAGGAGACGGCGGTGTCCATCGCGGCCGAGATCGTGTCGCTGAACTGGGGCGGATCGGGCCGCCGCCTGGCTGAGACGGACAACCCGATCCACCACCCGCGCGGCTGA
- a CDS encoding oxidoreductase, with the protein MVNNVVNLDGLAGKRVVVTGGTKGIGAAITARLAGAGASVVVAARSAPESLPANVHFVKADVATESGVAALAEAALAHLGGVDVVVDNAGGAELGTGTIPELSDRHWEEAYQLNVMSAVRLDRALLPGMLERGSGSIIHISSIAAQLVQPPLTHYGAAKAALNAYSKALATEVAPRGVRVNRIAPGMIWTEAVQTFAQHIQDTQGMDGKAQIVELVGGIPAGRVGTPEDIANAVAYLASDQAEWVVGAEFRIDGGSIRQVD; encoded by the coding sequence ATGGTCAATAACGTTGTGAACCTGGACGGCCTGGCAGGCAAGCGGGTCGTCGTCACCGGTGGCACCAAGGGAATCGGCGCGGCGATCACCGCGCGACTGGCCGGGGCCGGCGCCTCGGTGGTGGTGGCGGCGCGCTCCGCGCCCGAGTCGCTGCCGGCGAACGTGCACTTCGTCAAGGCGGATGTGGCCACCGAGTCCGGGGTCGCCGCGCTGGCCGAAGCTGCGCTGGCCCACCTCGGCGGGGTGGACGTGGTCGTGGACAACGCGGGCGGGGCCGAGCTGGGCACCGGCACCATTCCCGAGCTGTCCGACCGGCACTGGGAAGAGGCCTACCAGCTCAACGTGATGTCCGCGGTGCGGCTGGACCGGGCGCTGCTGCCCGGCATGCTGGAGCGCGGCAGCGGCTCGATCATCCACATCAGCTCGATCGCCGCGCAGCTGGTCCAGCCCCCGCTGACGCACTACGGCGCGGCCAAGGCCGCCCTCAACGCCTACAGCAAGGCGCTGGCCACCGAGGTCGCCCCGCGCGGGGTGCGGGTCAACCGGATCGCCCCCGGCATGATCTGGACCGAGGCGGTGCAGACCTTCGCCCAGCACATCCAGGACACCCAGGGCATGGACGGCAAGGCGCAGATCGTCGAACTGGTCGGCGGCATCCCGGCGGGCCGGGTCGGCACCCCGGAGGACATCGCCAACGCGGTCGCCTACCTGGCCTCCGACCAGGCCGAGTGGGTGGTCGGCGCGGAGTTCCGGATCGACGGCGGCAGCATCCGCCAGGTGGACTGA